The DNA region CAAGCCTCGGGAAAGCTCACCGGAGTTCCAGTACGTAAAACCAAGCCTCGGGAAAGCTCACCGGAGTTCCAGTACGAAAAACTGAGACTCGGGAAAGCGCACTGGTAGTCTATTTAACTTTTATTTCAACCACGCTAGGGCACCTTTTTACTACCTTGCTGGGCAAATTAATCTACAACACATGCGTAATATTTTACTACTAGCCATCTGCGCGCTGGTATCGCTATCGGCAAGCAGCAAGGAGGTTAAGGTAGCCACCTTCAACATCCGTTACGGTACGGCCAACGACGGCTCCAACGCTTGGCCCAACCGAAAGGCCATTGTTGCCGACTTTTTTAATACCTCCAAACCCGACATTATTGGAATGCAGGAGGTGCTACACCTGCAAATCGCCTTTCTTGATAGCGCCCTACGGGGATACAGCCACGTTGGAGTTGGCCGCGAAGATGGAAAGATGCAGGGAGAGTACGCCCCTATCTTCTTCAACAAGGAGCGCTTTAGCCTAAAACGCAGCAGCACCATCTGGCTATCCGAAACGCCTACCGTAGTGGGCAGCGTTGGCTGGGATGCCGCCCTAACCCGTATTGCCACCTACGCCGTGCTTTACGACAAAAAGGCTAAGCAGGAGCTGCTATTTGTAAATACCCACTTCGACCATATGGGACAAAAGGCCAGAGCCGAATCGGTAAAGCTCATCAAAAAGCTCATCAAGGAGCAGGGAGCCAAGCGCTACATCGTAACCGGCGACTTTAACCTACAGCCCACCGAGGAGCCCTACAAGGTAGCCATCGAGAAGGTGAGCGGAATGCCTACCCTAATTGATAGCCGCACCAGCGCAACCGACCAGTCGCAAGCAGGCGACAAGGAGTGCACCTTTAACGACTTCGGAAAAATCACCTCGAATTACATTATCGACTACATTTTTGTTAGCCCCAACCTTAAGGCGCTAACCTATAAGGTTGAGAAGGTAAAGCGTAACGGCATTATTATTTCCGATCACTACCCCGTAATATCGACGCTATCGTACAAAAAATAGCCCCCACAATGCAAAAGGCCCGCTAACGAGATGCTCATTAGCGGGCCTTTTTTTGCGCTATATCACTTAGTACACAATCGCGGCTATCGAAACCCCAACCACGGCAAACATGGCTATAAAAAAGTATATAAAAAGGATAAAACCACCCTTTAGCACCGACTTGCGCTTCTTCTCTCCATAAAACCGAGATAAGCTAAGCACAAAGTAGATCAGCCAGGCCAGCATCACCCATCCTTCTATCGAAAACACATTGGGGAAGAAATGATCCCAAAGGATGCTTAGCGAAACAAGCAAGAATAGCGTAACATGGATATGGATGGAATGGACAACATGAGCGGTATAGTACTTCTGCTTCTTTCGGTAGAACAGCAGCAGCAGCAGGGCAAAGATGGGCATCAGCACCAGTATGGAAAGCGATAGGTAGTGGAAAAACTTTTCGTAAAGTTCATTCTTCGACATTTTGGTAAGCGCCGACTCCACCTTCTTCTCAAACGAGACAGAACCATCACCCATGCCAACATTTACTTCGTTAATGTCCTCCTCAAGGCTATCTATAGAGTTGCGAATAGCCACAACCTGCGATTTGGTAAGATCCTTTTTATGGGTTTTGAGCGAGTCGGTGAGCCTGTTTACCAGCATACGATTGGTGGGATTGGAGGTCGTATCCATAATGGGCTTCTCCCCCTCATGCGAGATCATCTCGCTTTTAGAAAGGCCAATTACCAATCCGAACAACAGGAGACTCGAAAAAAAGTAGAGCTTAAAAGGGTGCACGTGGCTCTCAATACGTCCCTTCATGTACTCCTTAGCCAGCATCCCTGGCTTAAAGAACAGGTTGAATAGCGAGCTGCCCAACTTATGGTCGAGCGCATAGTGGTGCTCCAAGTAAAGCATGAGCGATTCGCCAAAGGGGCGGTTTTCCATATGCGCATACTGGCCACAAACCGAGCAGTACATGCCCGTAAGCTCGTGTCCACAGTTCTTACAATGCGAGTAGGGTGGCGTAACGGGCACATAGCGATGCTTACGCTTCCGCCTGATGTAGTAGTATTTAAGAGATCTGAAAGGCATAGGTTTATATTAACGTTAACAAGCTGGTGAATATAGCTAATTTGTTTACGTTAAAGGAGGAAAAATTGCTAACTAAACCAAAAAAGCAGCCAAGGCAACAGCCAGCACCGCAAAACCGCAAATTAGGGTATAGATAAGCAAAAGCAAAAAACTTTTCAGAATAGACTTAAGCAGCCCTAGGCGGTAAAAGTTAGATAGGCTTAGCACAAAGTAAATCAGCATCGCCAAAAAAAGAAAAAGATCGAAGTTCCCCTCACCCCCAATTAGCATATCCCACAGCAGCGAGACAATGATGGATAAGAATAGAACCACATGCAAATGCACCGAGAGCAGCAGATGCCCGAGGTAGTAGCGCTCCCTTTTTCGGAACATCAGCATAAGCAGCCCTCCAAACAGGGGCATCAGAAAAAGAACGGCAAAGGATATGTAACGCAGAATTCGTTGGTTAAGCTCATCTTTCGAAACTCCTGTCAAATTTTTGATAAACCTCCTCTCCAAGGCTGTTTCCTTCCGAGGTGATGCCTTATGTTCAGCAGCTACCGTATCCTTACTGCTACCCACCGTAATACCGTTTTGTAGCACAACAACTGGCGTTTTTAAGGTGTCGAGAACTGGTCTTTGCCCCTCTGCAATCTCCTTCTTATCGGTAGGGCCATGCAGCGGCATGGCCACCCCAAAGAGCAGAATGCTCGAAAAAAAGTAGAGCTTAAAAGGATGAACGTAGCGGGCAATCCTACCGTTAACGTACTCGCGGGAGAGAAACCCCGGCCGAAAGATTAGCAGCTTTAGCGTATGGCCGAGCTTATGATCGAACGAGTAGTTATTCTCCAGATAGGACACCACCGATTCGCGAAAAGGCTGGTTGGCGACCATGGCATACTGGCCGCATACAGAGCAAAAATGGCCATGCAGCTCGTTCCCACAATTTTTGCAATGCGTGTAGGGCGCAGGTGCAGGTTGATACTGCTTCCCTTGCCGTTTCATCTTTAAAATTCGGTATTTTAAAAATCGGAGTAGCATAAGCGTTGGAAATATCAATAAAAACCAATCTTTCGCAAAAAAGTTGTCCATAAAAGAACAACGAATTGGGATTGTTTTTAAATTGTGGCGATTAATTCCTTACGCAGGAAATTGGCGCTGCCTGTTGGATTTTTTTCTACTACCATTAATCTCAGAATTGCAATTCACGTAGCGGCTGCTGCTAAAATGTGACGTAAAATGGAGAATAAGTTAATTATTAAACTCCCCAAAAACATCCTGTATAAATCGGCACGGTATCTGGTGAGAATAAGAGGATATAAGGAGCAAATCGTAACCTACACAAACAACAAGGCCGTATTTGAGCTGCCTACCGGAAACTATATGGTAGAAATCGAGAACGAAGAGGAGATTGCCGTAAAGCGAATTATGCTAACGGTTGGGCAACGGAAGGTTATGTGCATACTTCCAGCAGTTAGAAACACCATCACGTACAGCTTGGTAGCAATGCTCGCAGCAACCTCGGTTATTTTGCAGGTAGTCGTGCTCAAGCATGCCTCCATCCCGCTCCTGCTTCTTCCCCTTCTTCCCCTGCTGGCCATCCGCCGACGCAAGGTGAACCGCTTCAAAATAGACATGTAGCCGACAGGCTAGCATAGAGTAGCCGCATTCTTACTTTACGTTACAGTACCGCTGGCTCATAAACTTAAGCCAATTCTTTTCGTAAAAGAAGGTATTAAAACCTGTCTGATATGGATAAGAATACAAGCGAAAGACTGCAGCAAAAGTTTGCCACCATGAAAGAGTACACGCTCGTTCTCCTAAAGGCAGGGCCAAATATCGAGAACGATAATGCCCAACAAAAAATCTGGGAACATGGTGCTAGAAATCTACAACTCCAGAACGAAGGGCTAATGCCTATTATCTGCCCCATTTTTGACGAGTCGGAGCTGAATGGGGTTGCTATTTTTACTACAGACGAGGCCACCACGGAAAGTTTAATGAAAGATGATCCAGCCATACAGGAAGGCATCTTTGTCTTTGAAATGCATCCATGCAAAAGTTTCCCTGGCGACCGACTCCCTTAAAACAAAAAAAGGGTCCGTTAAATGGACCCTTTTATTTTAGGATTGTCTTTTTAGAATGGATACTTGCTTGCTTGTTCCTGTACAAGTTTTCCATCAGCGGTATAAACTAGCGTAGCCTTCTTCTTGTCTAACCTGACCTTCAAAATGTAGTACGAAGGCATTCCCTTAAACTCAAAATTCTCAATCGACTTTACAGTCCATGTTGCATAGGTGCTCGCCTGAAAAGCATCCTGCACGGCTTTGGGCATATCGGCAAGCGCCAGCTTACTCATCTGCATAATCAACTCGTAGGTAGGACTGAAAAATAAATTGCGCTCAATTGCTCCATCTTTAACTTCAACCCAATACCCCCAGAAACTTTTCATCACCTCCTTTACGGTAGCATTTGGATAGTTTGCTGTAATGTAAGCTTGTATTTCGGTAGGAACAACCGTTGGGTAGTTGCCACAATCGGGATATTGGCTACTAACCTCCTTTACTTTAGCAAGGGTTCCATCGGCCTTAAAGTATAGAAGGCGGTTATTCTCTCCACTCTTCTTAACCTCGAACTTATAAAACTCGGTGCCGTCGCTTTTTTTAAGCTGAACAATCTTTACGGTAGTCCAAGTACCATCGCCATATTCCGAAGCCGTAAAGGCCTTTTTAATGGTGTCAGAGAGCTGATCAAAAGTAAACTCGACTTCCGTCATTTCCCATTTCCCGTTGCCTTTATACCAAGCAGCACAGCTGTGACTTCCACCCGATGTGCTTTTCAACTTAGAAGGAAGAACAAACTTTGCCACATCAAACTCCTGAACCTTACCCCAACTTACATTCGCTGCGGAAGGAAACTGTGTGGTAAATGCAGCCTTAACCGCCATCTCATTACTTGTGTTGCTATCTTGAGATCCAACATCTTCACCTTTGCTGCAGGACATAAATAGAAGTCCAACAATAGCAGCACCAAGCACACCTGCTTTTCTCATAACTACGATTTTAAATTAGTAACCTTGTTTAGTCTATATTTTACAAACGAAGGTCGTGCCAACTAGTGTTAAACCTCTATTTAATAGCAACTTTAACAATAAACCAACTCTAGCACATAAAAAAGAACCCTATAGATGCTTTAAAACAAAATCGGCAGTAGCTTCCCATTCAAAATTGTATAGATTTTAAAAAAAAGAGGATCATAAAAAATTTTAAGGGACGTGATTTGCTCCTAGCCCATGCGAACAATGTGGATATTTTTCCACACTCTGCCTATTTGTGTGTAGAAAAGCACGGACACTAAAAAAGGCTGGAGATAAACCACAGCCTTTTACTATTTCTTCATTAGACTAATACGCTAAGTTCTGCTAACGGCGCTTTTTTAGCTCCAAATTTTTAAGCAGCTTTCCTTCCGAATTATAGATGAGCAGGCGATTCCGCTCCTCAAATTTTTTTACCTCTATTCGATACTCGACTAACCCTTTATCGCCTTCTTCTATAGAAACTTTTACAACAGTCCAGCTTCCGTAAATAGAATACTTAAACGCACGCTGAACACTATCTGGAAGACAATCTAATGTCAGATCGTCGCACTTTTCGGGTGTACAAGAAAAACAATCCCCCAGATTCTCATTAAATAAACCTCTGTTTTGAGCTTCTTTCGCATTCCCTTCATTGCTCATTAACGCGAGCATCACAACCACTGCAGCAACCATCACTCCGCTTTTTCTCATATATTCAGATTTAACAAATAAATAGCGCCTATTTAAAACATTTGCAATATATCCAACAGCATAGTATCGCAAAATATATTATAACATTTGGCATTCCAATATGCTGTGCTATTCTAATCAGGAAACCACCCTGCTTAACAAAACTGCAAATTATTAAAATAACAAGCAATTATTATAGCATAGATCTAATTAAATAGGAGAAAACTAAAATATAGTCTCCTCCTACTTTGCGTCATTTTCAACAAAATTGTAGCGTTATGTTCTAAGCCAATAAAACTTGAGTATCGGCAGTACAAACGTACTGCTAAATGCATGCCAAAAGTGAACAAGCACGTCAATATCTTTCAAACATACGATTGTTGCTAGAAGCTACTTTCTGGAGTATCTAAGTGCGATTAAAATTATTTGCTATATTGTAAAAATAAAAAAAAGGGAAAGTTGCAGCTTTCCCTTTCTGTAGCATGTAAAAGTTTACTAATTCTTGAATAACTAAAGTATTTATAAGCCCTTATCCTTTGAGTGCTGAAAGCACTACTTTTACCTTTAACTTGTTGCCAATACCAACAATATCTACCACGTTTTGAAGCGGAATACTGTTATCGGCCTGTAGTATTACAGTCAGCTTAACATTCCCATTCATGCTTTCAACGAGCAAAGGCTCGATGTCTTGAAAAGGAACTGGCTTGTCGTTAAAATAGTACTGCAAGTCCTTTGTTATGCTGATATTGACATTTTTCTCCGCGGTTACCTGCTCGGCGTACTGCGTTTTAGGCAGCAAAAGCTTAATTACCGAAGGGTTTACCAGCGTTGAAATAATAAGAAAAAACAACAGTAAGAAGAACATGATATCGCTTAAAGAGGACGTATAAACCTCAATTGCGTTTCCTTTCTTTTTTCTTTCGACCTTCATCTCTCAATTTTATAGAAGCTACTTTCCTCTTTTCAAGAAGAAAATAAAGTCGTTACCCTGTTTTTCCATCTTCGCTGCAATTTTATCAATTCTGCCATTAAGCAGCTGGTATCCAATAAAAGCAACGATACCCACCAATAAACCTGCAGCGGAACAAATCATTTTTTGATATAGACCATCTGAAATGGATCCAATACTCAAATTATCGGTTAGCGATATGGTATAAAATATCTTGATAACCCCCATAATAGTACCCAAAAAGCCCAACATAGGCGCAATAGATGCTACTAGCGAAAGAATATTCATCCGTGTCTCCAACATGTTCAACACCTCGCGCGATTTCCCCTCCATTGCCTCACGGATATCCTCTATAGAGTAATCCATGCTGCGTATTCCTTCAGCCACCACCATTCCAATGGGCTGGTTAGATCGTTCGCACGTAGCTAGTGCCGAATCGGTTTTTCCGTTAAGAATATAATCCTTAACCTGAGCAATAACTCGCTCATCCTCACTTGCTGCCTTGTGCAAAACGATATAGCGATCAACAATAACAAAAATGGCAATCAGCGATAGGAAAGCGATAGGAATAAGAATCCAGCCCCCTTTGATGATAATATCAAAGTAGTTTTCGTTTACTACGGCTGTTGGCATTTGTGCCACCAAGAGACTTTGCATTACTAACTTTAAAATTTGATTCTTTAAACAAAGCACAGGCCATACAGATGCATGGCCTGTGCAACCATGAAAACATTACTTAATTCCTAGTGCGGCCTTAGCCGTTACATTCGTAGGATCAAGCGTAAGTACCTTGTTGAACAGGTTCTTTGAGTTTTCTTTATCTTTTGCCAAGTAGGCTTGATAACCTAAATATAGGTAGGCCTCAATCAGCTCTTTCTTTCTTTCTGCTTTTGGCTCAAGAATAGCAACCACCTTTTCGTAGTAAGGCTTTGCTAGCGCTTGTATAGTCTCTGGGTCAAAAGAAGCATTGATACGAGCTCTCCAGAAATAACCTAGATAGCTATCTGGCATCTTTTCTGTAAACACTCCGTATAGGCTATCTGCAGCATGCAGATACTTTGACTTAGTTAGCGTATCTACACCTTCTTTAGTTCCTGCATAATAGTTCGCTTTTGCCCAATCCAAATATGTTTGTGCCGAAACATTCGATTTTTCAGAATAAAGCATGTCGTAAATACCAACCACTTTATCATACTGCTTCATTTTTTCGTATGACGACTGGATTTCCTTATACATAGAAACCTTATTCTTAGGTGTCACCGCCTTTTCGAAGTAGTTGATTGCCAGAGAATCGTTCCCCACCTTCGATAGTAGGCGTCCGTAGTATTCGTTATCGCTTTGAAGGATATCCTCTGGCTTAGTAGTAGCCATGAACTTTTCCATCACCTTAACGCCATTGGCAAAATCGTCAGTTTGGTACATGTTGTAAGCCAAAACTCGATTTGCTACAGGGTTGTTTGGATTAATAGCCTGAGCTTGCTTTAAAATAGTTAGAGAGTTGGCATAGTCTCTATTGAAGAACATGATTAAAGCATAACGAACTAGGTCGTTATAGGATGGCTCTGCAGCGGCAAAAAACTTTGCGTAAGATTTTGCTGCCTCTCCGAATTTTCCTTGAGCGTAGTATACCTCACCTCTTTCCTTGTGAACAGGGAAGTAGGTAGAGTCTAGCTGGTAAAGCTTATTGAAAGTTTCCAATGATTGCTCGTAGTTTCCGCTCTTAACATAAATTCGTCCTAACTTAAGAAGAGCATCCTTACTTGCATTATCGTAGTAAATAGCGTTTTCATACTTTGTAGCGGCATCGCCAATTTTACCTTGGTTCATCATGTAGTCTCCCTCTGCCATGTAAATGCCAGGGAAAGATTTATTGATGTTCTTTGCCTTATTCAGATACTCGGTAGCGGTTTCTAAATCAGGATTTTTTTGATTAACATATGCCGAGTAAAGAGCTACCCAAAGCGCTGGATTTTTTTTCTCCTTACTAATTGATTTTGCCTTGCTAAAGGCAGCTTCAGCAGCCTTCACGTTACCTGCAGAAAGGGCAACCTCTCCAAGACCAACATAAGCAAATGCATTCTCAGGATTAACTTCTACTCCCTTTTGAAAGTAGTAAGTTGCCGAGTCTGGCATTTCCTGCTTCTGGTAGGTGCGCCCTAACAAGTAGTAGGCTTGATCTTTGTTAGAACCGTTTAGCTCCTTTAAAAGATACTTTTTAGCCAAAACATGGTTACCGTCGTTATAGTAAAGTAAACCTTTCGTAAAGTCTTGTGCTAAAACATTACCACTTATGGTGGCAAGCATAGCGATTAGTACTAGCAAATATCCTTTTGTTTTCATGGTTGTTTGTTTACTGTGGGTATTCATTATTTACCTGTATCACCCTAACAGGTTGTGTTGCGGGAAATACTCCTGCTCTAAGAATAATTCTCTGACCCTTTTCGCCTGAAACAAAAGAGGCAAAACCAGTAGGTAAACCAGAACTAGGGTCTGTAGTAATTGTATAAATATTCCTGCAAAGCGGGTAATCCCTTGTTGCTAGGTATGCTTGGTATGGCTGGTAGCTATTGTTAGATGAAGGCTTGCTAGCATACGAAACGGCCATCACCCTAATCTTATCAAGGAACGACATGCATGTCGAATCCTTTCGGTTGCTAATCCAGCTAACACCTATAATACCAATGGCATTCGATGTTTTCGAAATGTAATCTATCACATCCTCATTTTTGGTCAAAGCCGAAACCTGAGCGGATAGGTCTTTTCCCTGACAAAGAGAATCTAGCAGGTAACGAACGGTGCTCGATGTTTGATTATCA from Alistipes sp. ZOR0009 includes:
- a CDS encoding GlyGly-CTERM sorting domain-containing protein (This protein contains a GlyGly-CTERM protein-sorting domain, as detected by TIGR03501. These domains are found at the C-terminus of secreted proteins in organisms that possess both rhombosortase, which is an intramembrane serine proteinase (see TIGR03902), and a type II secretion system (T2SS). In at least some cases, such as VesB from Vibrio cholerae, cleavage by rhombosortase is followed first by attachment of a glycerophosphoethanolamine-containing moiety, then by transport by the T2SS across the outer membrane and release into the medium in soluble form.) — its product is MENKLIIKLPKNILYKSARYLVRIRGYKEQIVTYTNNKAVFELPTGNYMVEIENEEEIAVKRIMLTVGQRKVMCILPAVRNTITYSLVAMLAATSVILQVVVLKHASIPLLLLPLLPLLAIRRRKVNRFKIDM
- a CDS encoding MotA/TolQ/ExbB proton channel family protein, whose protein sequence is MQSLLVAQMPTAVVNENYFDIIIKGGWILIPIAFLSLIAIFVIVDRYIVLHKAASEDERVIAQVKDYILNGKTDSALATCERSNQPIGMVVAEGIRSMDYSIEDIREAMEGKSREVLNMLETRMNILSLVASIAPMLGFLGTIMGVIKIFYTISLTDNLSIGSISDGLYQKMICSAAGLLVGIVAFIGYQLLNGRIDKIAAKMEKQGNDFIFFLKRGK
- a CDS encoding endonuclease/exonuclease/phosphatase family protein; this translates as MRNILLLAICALVSLSASSKEVKVATFNIRYGTANDGSNAWPNRKAIVADFFNTSKPDIIGMQEVLHLQIAFLDSALRGYSHVGVGREDGKMQGEYAPIFFNKERFSLKRSSTIWLSETPTVVGSVGWDAALTRIATYAVLYDKKAKQELLFVNTHFDHMGQKARAESVKLIKKLIKEQGAKRYIVTGDFNLQPTEEPYKVAIEKVSGMPTLIDSRTSATDQSQAGDKECTFNDFGKITSNYIIDYIFVSPNLKALTYKVEKVKRNGIIISDHYPVISTLSYKK
- a CDS encoding ExbD/TolR family protein; the encoded protein is MKVERKKKGNAIEVYTSSLSDIMFFLLLFFLIISTLVNPSVIKLLLPKTQYAEQVTAEKNVNISITKDLQYYFNDKPVPFQDIEPLLVESMNGNVKLTVILQADNSIPLQNVVDIVGIGNKLKVKVVLSALKG
- a CDS encoding tetratricopeptide repeat protein, whose product is MKTKGYLLVLIAMLATISGNVLAQDFTKGLLYYNDGNHVLAKKYLLKELNGSNKDQAYYLLGRTYQKQEMPDSATYYFQKGVEVNPENAFAYVGLGEVALSAGNVKAAEAAFSKAKSISKEKKNPALWVALYSAYVNQKNPDLETATEYLNKAKNINKSFPGIYMAEGDYMMNQGKIGDAATKYENAIYYDNASKDALLKLGRIYVKSGNYEQSLETFNKLYQLDSTYFPVHKERGEVYYAQGKFGEAAKSYAKFFAAAEPSYNDLVRYALIMFFNRDYANSLTILKQAQAINPNNPVANRVLAYNMYQTDDFANGVKVMEKFMATTKPEDILQSDNEYYGRLLSKVGNDSLAINYFEKAVTPKNKVSMYKEIQSSYEKMKQYDKVVGIYDMLYSEKSNVSAQTYLDWAKANYYAGTKEGVDTLTKSKYLHAADSLYGVFTEKMPDSYLGYFWRARINASFDPETIQALAKPYYEKVVAILEPKAERKKELIEAYLYLGYQAYLAKDKENSKNLFNKVLTLDPTNVTAKAALGIK
- a CDS encoding DUF3667 domain-containing protein, whose translation is MKRQGKQYQPAPAPYTHCKNCGNELHGHFCSVCGQYAMVANQPFRESVVSYLENNYSFDHKLGHTLKLLIFRPGFLSREYVNGRIARYVHPFKLYFFSSILLFGVAMPLHGPTDKKEIAEGQRPVLDTLKTPVVVLQNGITVGSSKDTVAAEHKASPRKETALERRFIKNLTGVSKDELNQRILRYISFAVLFLMPLFGGLLMLMFRKRERYYLGHLLLSVHLHVVLFLSIIVSLLWDMLIGGEGNFDLFLFLAMLIYFVLSLSNFYRLGLLKSILKSFLLLLIYTLICGFAVLAVALAAFLV
- a CDS encoding DUF3667 domain-containing protein gives rise to the protein MPFRSLKYYYIRRKRKHRYVPVTPPYSHCKNCGHELTGMYCSVCGQYAHMENRPFGESLMLYLEHHYALDHKLGSSLFNLFFKPGMLAKEYMKGRIESHVHPFKLYFFSSLLLFGLVIGLSKSEMISHEGEKPIMDTTSNPTNRMLVNRLTDSLKTHKKDLTKSQVVAIRNSIDSLEEDINEVNVGMGDGSVSFEKKVESALTKMSKNELYEKFFHYLSLSILVLMPIFALLLLLFYRKKQKYYTAHVVHSIHIHVTLFLLVSLSILWDHFFPNVFSIEGWVMLAWLIYFVLSLSRFYGEKKRKSVLKGGFILFIYFFIAMFAVVGVSIAAIVY
- a CDS encoding PepSY-like domain-containing protein, which gives rise to MRKAGVLGAAIVGLLFMSCSKGEDVGSQDSNTSNEMAVKAAFTTQFPSAANVSWGKVQEFDVAKFVLPSKLKSTSGGSHSCAAWYKGNGKWEMTEVEFTFDQLSDTIKKAFTASEYGDGTWTTVKIVQLKKSDGTEFYKFEVKKSGENNRLLYFKADGTLAKVKEVSSQYPDCGNYPTVVPTEIQAYITANYPNATVKEVMKSFWGYWVEVKDGAIERNLFFSPTYELIMQMSKLALADMPKAVQDAFQASTYATWTVKSIENFEFKGMPSYYILKVRLDKKKATLVYTADGKLVQEQASKYPF